The Cloacibacterium caeni region AGATTTGGCTGAAGCAAAAATCGGTAATCAAAAAATATATAATTTCATCAAAAATTACAAAGGAAACAACTATGAAACAGATTTGAAAAATTTCATGACAGAAAATTTCAAAGGAAAGATGACAGATGCAGAAATTAATCAAACTGTAAATCAAACCAAGAAAAATTGGTTCAGATATTTTATCAAATTCAATCCTGATCATTATCTATCTAAAATTAAAATTCCTGTTTTAGCATTGAATGGAAGTAAAGATTTTCAAGTTCCTGCAAAAGATAATTTAGCAGCCATCAAAAAATCTTTAACAAAAGCAGGAAACAAAAACTTTGAAATTGCAGAAATGGAAGGTCTTAATCATCTCTTCCAAGAATGTAAAACGGGAGCATTTTCAGAATATGCAGACATAGAACAAACTATTTCTCCGAAAGTGTTAGAAAAGATGAGTTCTTGGATTTTGAAAAGAAAATAGCAATAAAAAAGGTTCAGAAATTTCTGAACCTTTTCTTTTATTTATAACCTAAAAGTTTTAGAACATCTTCAGGTTTTTGTTCTTCCGAAAATACTTCGTATTGTAATTTTCCGTTTTTAGCTTTTTGGATGAGAATATGTTTCGGCTGAGGCAATAAACAGTGATGAACACCACCAAAACCAGCAATACTCTCTTGATAAGCTCCTGTGTTAAAGAAACCGATGTACAAAGGCTTGGTATCGCTGAACACTGGCAAATAAATCGCATTGGCATGTTGCTCAGAATTGTAATAATCATCTGAATCACAAGTTAATCCGCCCAAGAAAACTCTTTCATAAGAATCTTCCCAACGATTCAGCGGAAACATAATAAAACGCTTTGAAATTGCCCAAGAATCTGGAAGTGTAGTCATGAAAGAAGAGTCTATCATGTTCCATTTTTCTCTATCGTTTTGGCGTTTTTGAGAAATGATTTTGTATAAATTCCCAGCACTTTCACCTACGGTAAAACTACCAAATTCAGTATAGATGTTTGGTTCTTCTACTCCTTCTTCTTCACAGAATTTTTTAATTTGATACACGATTTCATTTGCCATGTATTCATAATCATAATCAAATTGAAGAGAATTTTTAATTGGGAAACCTCCACCAATATTTAGTGAATCTACTTCAGGAGCAATTTTTTTCAATCTTGCATATACTCTCAAACATTTGAAAAGCTCGTTCCAATAATACGCAGTATCTTTAATTCCGGTATTGATGAAAAAGTGAAGCATTTTCAACCTTGCATTCGGGTGTTCTGCAATTTTTTGGCTGTAATAAGGGATAATATCTTTGTACCCAATTCCTAATCTGCTGGTATAAAATTCGAATTTCGGCTCTTCTTCCGAAGCAATTCTAATTCCAATGTCAAAGGTAGTATCTATACTTTCGGTCAGTTTATCTAATTCTCTGTAATTATCTAAAACAGGAATCACATTTTCAAAACCATTATTGATTAAATCTGAAATTTTAGCCAAATAATCATCGGTTTTGAAACCATTACAAACCACTTCTATCGTCTTGTCAATTTTCCCTGTTTCGAATAGATTTTTAACAATGTTCATGTCAAAAGCAGAAGACGTTTCAATAGAAATATCATTCTTAAGTGCTTCTTCTAATACGAAAGAAAAATGCGATGATTTGGTACAGTAACAGTATCTGTAAGAATTTTTATATTCATTCTTTTTGATGGCATCTTTAAACCACGTTTTTGCGCGCTGAATGTTTTGCGAAATCTTTGGTAAATAACTGAACTTCAAAGGAGTTCCGAATTTTTCTACCAAGTCCATCAAAGGAATATCATGAAAGTACAACTGTTGATCCTCATACTTAAATTCCTCTTGCGGAAAGTAAAGTGTTTGGTCAATAAGTTCAGCATATTTTATCTTCATTTATTGCAAAAATTTAAGACTACAAAAATGCGAAAAAAGATTGAATTTTTTAAGTTAAAAAATCACAAATTTAGTTTCCGATAAAAATCAATACATCACCTTTTTCATACGTGATTTCTACAGTGTTTTCTCGGGCAAAATTTCGGGTTCCTACTCTTTTGGTTAAGCTCAATTCTTCGTTAAAGAGCTCCCAGTTAAGACCTTTAGTCGAAATTTTTTCTACAAAAGGAAATGGTAAAAGCGAAATCATCTTTCCTTCTACCTCGTGAATTTTAAAATTTTTTGGGATGAAAAAATATCTGGAAAACTCGTCAAAAAAAGTGATTTCCATTTCATTTTTAAAGAGAAAAGCTACGTGAAGATTTCCTAAAAAGTGGTCTTGTTCACCACCGCTTCCTCCGTAAACGTCTACTTTTTGTACACCATGATTTTTGAGAATATCTAAAGCTTTTTGAAAATCGGTAAAATCTTGATCTGGAGTATGAATGAATTTTTCGTGGTAAATATTTTCGTCACTGCCTTCATGAGAATCAAAATCTCCTGAAATAAAATCTAGTTTATCTAGCGGGAAATTTTTGTCTTTTAAATAATGAAAAGCCCCATCACTACAAGCAATCACATCATAATCTTCCGTTTTGGGAAGGTTTTCTGGAGGAGTTCCGTTGATGAAAAGGAGTGCGTTCATATTTTCTCGCTGATTTGGCAAATTAAGCAGATCATAAAAAGCAAAATAAAAATCTGCGTAATCTGCGGGATTATCTTTCCGAAGGATTCCAGTATTCTTCTTTTTCTCCAGAAACTTTAGAAATATATCTTGCCAAAATAAAAAGATAATCAGACAATCTATTGAGATATTTGATGAGTTCTGGTCTTACTTCTTCAGTTTCATTGAGATGAACCATAGCGCGTTCTGCTCTTCTGCAAACTGTTCTACAAACGTGAATAGATGCAGCTGCTTTTCCGCCGCTTGGTAAAATGAAGAATTTTAGAGGTTCTAATTCTGCATTTAAATCATCCATCCAAAGTTCTAATTCTGATATTTCCTTTTCGGAAATCATTAAATCTAAGCGACTTTTACCATTGGCTAAAATCAGTTTATCTGTTGGCGTTGCTGCTTCTGAACCTACGGTAAATAAATCAAACTGAATTTTCTGCAGTTGATTCAATACTTTTTCATCAGAAATTTCGGCTTTTGCCAAACCAATGAACGCATTGAGTTCGTCTAAAGTTCCATAAGATTCTACTCTTGCAGCAGCTTTAGAAACTCTAGTTCCTCCGTATAAAGAAGTTTCGCCTTTATCGCCAGTTTTGGTGTATATTTTCATAAAATTGATGGATGTTGGAAGTTAGATGATGGATGTTTAGAATTTTTCAAATCTAAAATTCTCACCCAAATAAGCTTGTCTTACTTGTGGATCATTAGCTAAATCTTCTGGAACACCTTCTTTTAGGATGTTTCCTTCGAACATGATGTAAGTTTTATTGGTAATCGCTAAAGTTTGTTGAACATTGTGGTCGGTTATCAAAACCCCGATATCTTTTTTCACCAAACTTCTGATAATTTTCTGAATATCCTCCACAGCAATTGGGTCTACTCCTGCAAAAGGTTCGTCTAAAAGAATAAAATCTGGGTCTGTTGCGAGACAACGTGCAATTTCGGTTCTACGTCTTTCACCACCAGAAAGTAAATCTCCACGGTTTTTACGAACGTGCTCTAGTGAAAATTCTTCAATCAGTTCGTTGGTTCTGCGGATTTGCTCTTCTTTAGATTTATTGGTGAGTTGCAAAACGCCTAAAATATTATCTTCTACTGACAATTTTCTGAAAACAGATGCTTCCTGAGCCAAATAACCAATTCCTTTTTGCGCACGTTTATACATGGCATCATTGGTAATATCTTTTCCGTCAAGCGTAATTTTGCCAGAAGTAGGTTTTACCAATCCCACAATCATATAGAAAGTAGTAGTTTTTCCTGCACCATTTGGTCCGAGTAAACCTACAATTTCTCCTTTTTTTACTTCTACGGAAACGCCTTTTACTACTTTTTTGGGTCCGTATTCTTTAATTAAATTTTCGCCACGTAAAATCATAGAGACAAAGATATGAAAAATGTTGGATGTTGGATGTTGGATGTTGGAAGTCTTAAAATTGCAAATCTTAAGTTAAAAAAATGGAAGTTTTCAAATTACGAAACCCTTTCTGCGTTTTTTGTATGTGCATAAAACGCAGAAAGGGTTGGTTATATTTTTTTACTGTAAGTTATTTTTAGAAAAATAGGTTCTAAAAATCCTGAACTTGCGCCCCGACTTGAGTGGAGCTCTTTTTGTTTTTTTTTGATTCTTCGACTTCGCTCAGAATGACAAAAAAACAAAAAAGCGGGAACGGAAGGCGGATTAAGGCGCCCTAATTATTTAATAAAATGGCAGCTTCTTTGGCAGCATAGGTGAAAATCATATCTGCACCAGCTCTTTTAATACAAGTAAGGCTTTCTATAATGGCTTTGTCATTATCTAACCAACCGTTTTGAGCAGCCGCTTTCAACATTGCGTATTCTCCGCTTACATTATAAACTGCGATGGGCAAATCTATTTCCTGACGAACTTTTGCTACAATATCTAAATACGGAAGACCCGGTTTTATCATAATAATATCTGCGCCTTCTTCGATGTCTTTGTACACTTCATTTAAGGCCTCTCTAGAATTATGAAAATCCATTTGGTAGGTCTTTTTATCTTTCGGGATTTCTTGTAAATCTTTTGGAGCAGAATCTAAAGCACTTCTAAAAGGCCCGTAAAATGAACTTGCGTATTTTGCAGCGTAGCTCAAAATTCCTACGCTGGTATGACCCGTTTCTTCTAAAGCTTGACGAATTGCAGCAACTCTACCATCCATCATATCACTTGGCGCTACAATATCTGCACCAGCTTCTGCAAGTGAAACCGACATTCTAGCCAAAGCTTCATTGGTAGCATCATTGTCTACTTGTCCGTTGGTAATAATTCCGTCGTGACCATAGATTGAATAAGGGTCTAATGCAACATCTGGCATTACAATCATCTCAGGAATGGCATTTTTAATTTCTCTGATGGTTCTTTGCATCAAACCATGCGGATTCCAAGCTTCGGTTCCGAGATTGTCTTTTAAATTTTCTGGAACTTTCATGTAGATATTCACCGCTTTCACTCCCAGTGAAAAAAGTTCTTTACATTCTTTCACCGTTAAGTCTACTGTTCTGCGGAAAATTCCCGGCATTGATGGAATAGCTTCTTGTGCGTTTTCGCCTTCCATTACGAACATTGGCATTACAAAATCATTGGTAGTGAGTACTGTTTCTCTCACAAGACTTCTGATGCTTTCGTTAGTACGTAATCTTCTATTTCTTGAAAAAATTATCATTTTTGGAACAAAGTTTGTTTTATACTCTGCAAATTTAGTTATTTATAACTATTGTGTATATCAATTCGTTTAAATAAATTTGTATATTCTTTGAGATAAGAATGTTTTAAGTAAAATGAAAAGAACTTTATATTTTATATTATTTTCGGTAGGTCTATTAATGTTTTCGGGCGAAGCAAAAGCTCAACAAACATTAAGAGAACCTCTTTCTGATTCTCAAAAATCTGATGATGGAGTTTTAGTCGCTTATCCTAATCCTACAAGAGATTTTATCATTGTAAAAGCTAAAAACCCAATGCTAAAGGTAAAATCCGTAACTTTTTACTCTATTATCGGGACTCAAGTTTCAGAAACAATGGTGAACATGAATACCGCCGAAATTAGATTAGACAAACTGAAACCTGGCAAATATTTAATGAAATACACTTTATCAGACAATACCCAAAAGGTAACGCAAGTGGTAAAACAGCAATAATTTTTTTAATCATAAAAAAGAAAAACCATCGAAGTTCGATGGTTTTTTATTTTTGGAAATTTCTAAAGATTAGTAACCTCCAGAAACTTCTTCGTTTTTAATTAATGCTTTTGCAGAAGATGTTCCTATTCTTTTTACGCCTAGGTTAATCATATATTCTGCTTCTTCTGGCGTTCTAACACCACCTGCAGCTTTTACAGGAAGTGAACCTGCGTTTTCTAGCATGATTTTAATTCCTTCTACAGTTGCTCCATTTGGTTTTCCGCCTTCAGTTTGGTAGAAACCTGTAGATGATTTCACAAATATTCTGTGTAAATCTTCTGCTTTGAAGTTTTCTTCAGCCCAAGTTGAGATGTTTTTGGTAATATCTGCAATTTGCTCATCGGTAAGCGCTGCGATTTCAATAATCCATTTTGCAATTTTACCATTATCTAAGCAAAGTTTTGTACAATCTAAAAATTCTGATTTCACAGCATCTACTTCACCATTTTTGTACGCTTCATAATTGATTACGAAATCTAATTCATCTACACCGTCTTCGATTGCTTTTTGAGCTTCAGCTAATTTATGTTCTTTAGAATAAGTTCCTTCGTGGAAACCGATTACAGTACCGATTACTACGTTAGAATTTTGTTCTGTAAGGAATTGCTTCATTTTTTTAACATAATCAGGTCTTATCATTACTGCAAAAATGTCATTTTCGATGGCTTCTTTGGCAAGATTAATTACCGTTTCTAGCGTTTGTTCTTCGGTAAGACCAGATTGAGCTGGAGTTTTTAGATAAGTAGAATCTAAATAAGTGTTGATTTTCATAATGTTACACTTTTAATTGTCTGTTAATACTTTGCTCCAAAGATATGAAAGTTTCTGTTCTTGTAACGCCTTTTAGCTTCTGTATTTTGCTTAAAATTTGCATGAGATGATCATTATCAATACAAAGTACTTTAAGGAAAACCGTCCAGTTTCCTGTAGTATAATGAGCTTCTACGATTTCATTAATTTCGTTCAGAGATTTAATCAGTTCTTGGAAATGACTTGGTTGATCCATGTAAACGCCGATGTAAGAAACTACTTTGTAACCTATTTTTCTTGGATTAAGAAAAGATACAGAATTTTCTATTACGCCTGCGGTTTCTAGTTTTTTTATTCTCTGATGTACAGCAGTGGTAGAAATACCAATGTTTTTAGAAATTTGAGCCAAAGATGTTTTGGCATTGTCCATGAGCATATAGATTATTTTTTTATCTATTGCATCTAGCTTGTAACCTACTTCTGTAACGCTTTTCATTTTTAATTTAATTGTCTTTTGTTTCTAAAATTGTATAAACGGGATAATGATCACTATACCCACCAAGATATCTGGTCCCTGCAAAAGTTCTAAAAGGTCTTCCTTTAAACTTTTTGTCCCAATTACTTAATTTTTCTGAATTAAAGACTACAGCACTTTTAAATGCTAATGAAGAAATAGGCAAAAAGAAATGATTAGAAAATAGAATCTGATCGAACAACAGTCCTTGGTTGTAGTGAAACGTAGAATAGATTTTATTATTGTATAATTCTATGTATGGATTCACTAAGATTTTATCAACTCCATTGTCATATAATAAATTATTTAGATTTTCTTCAATCGGGTCATCGTTAAAATCTCCACAAATTATTACAGGTTCTTCTTTTTCTAATAATGTAAGAACTCTTTCTTTAATTGAATGAAGAATGTAATCTCTTTTGGGTTTGTTTACATCTTTTTCTCTTTTTGAAGGAAGATGTGCCACAAAAACATTGAGCAATTCATCATTGTATTTCAATTTACAAAAAAGAACATCTCTGGTTGTATCATAATACTCATCTTGTTCTTCATTCACTCCTTCGAAAATAAAAGAAATGGCTTCAGAATCTACTAATTCTATTTTTCTCTTATCGTACAGAAGCGCTGTATCTACGCCTCTTTCATCTAAAGAATTATAATGAACAAAATCATAATTTTGTAGGGGCTCTTGTTGAATTAAGTCTTGTAAAACCTCTTCATTATTCACTTCACATAAACCTACAATCATCGGAAGCACCTCTTCTTTTTCTTCGATAAGCCTAAAAACATTGGCAATTTTTCGAAGTTTATTCTGATACTTTCTTTCGTCCCAATTCCTTAATCCAGAAATGGTAGGATCTAAAAAATGTTTTGGTTTAGGGTCTGGAGAAAACAAGTTTTCTACATTATAGAACATGACAAGTTCTTTTTTCAAAAAATTCTCCATAGCCTTGCCTCAATTTTTCGGATTGTAAATTTAGTAAAAATAATTTATTATGATTAAAAATCTTTTAATAAGTCTGGTCTTTTCTGCTGGGTAATTTCTATTGCTTTCTGATGTCTCCATTCTTCAATTTTCCCAAAATTACCGCTCAAAAGGACTTCTGGAACTCGCATTCCTTTGTAAACCTCTGGTTTAGTATAAATAGGTGGAGAAAGCAAATCATCTTGAAAACTATCCGTCAAAGCAGATTGTTCATCATTTAAAACGCCTGGCAAAAGACGAATAACAGCATCTGCAACTACACAAGCTGCCAGTTCGCCACCAGTTAGCACAAAATCACCAATCGAAATTTCTCTGGTAATGTGTAAATCTCTAATTCTTTGGTCTATTCCTTTGTAATGACCACAAAGCAGAATTAAATTTTTCTTCAGCGAGTAAGAATTCGCTATTTTTTGGTTAAAAGTTTCTCCATCTGGAGTTAGATAGATAATATCATCATATTCTCTCTCAGATTTCAACTGAGAAATACATAAGTCTAATGGTTCACACATCATTACCATTCCAGCGCCACCACCATACACAGTATCATCTATTTGACGATGTTTGTTAAATGCAAAATCACGAACATTATGAAAATGAACTTCTGCCAAACCTTTTTCCATTGCTCTTTTCAGGATGGAAGTTTTGAAAGGACTTTCTAATAAATCAGGAACTGCACTTATAATATCTATTCTCATTGTTCGGTTTTATTTTTTTTATTCGGGATGATGATTAAGCGAAGCGAAGAATCTCTATTAATGTAACTCCACATCCAATTGAAGAAAATGGCAAGTTTATTTCTCACACTTAAAATCAACATTAAATGAAGAAACATCCAAAAATACCACGCAAAAATCCCTTGAAATTTAAATTTTGGCAAATCTACTACTGCTCTATGTTTCCCGATGGTTGCCATGCTTCCTTTGTCATCATATTCGTATGGTTGCCATTCATTCTCTGATTTTTTTAAGAAATTTTTAGCCAAATTTTTCCCTTGATTAATCGCTACATTCGCTACCTGAGGATGACCATTTGGATATTTTGGGGTTTCCATGTAGGCAATATCTCCTATCGCATAAATATCATCAAATCCTACTATTTTATTATATCGGTCTACAATGTACCTGTTGTTTTTAATGGAATTTTCGGTTAATCCTTCAATAATATTACCAGTAACACCTGCTGCCCAAATCACATTATTGCTCGGAATGATATTACCCGAACTTAGATAAACTCTATCACCATCATAATCCGTAACTCTATCATTTGAGATAAATCTCACGCCCAAATCTTTCAAATATTTTTCTGATTTTTCTTGAGATTCTTCGCTCATTACCGCCAAAGGTTTTTCGGTAGAACTCACCAGAATAATTTCTAAATCATCAAAATTCATTCTAGGATAATCTCTCGGCAAGATTTCTCTTTTCATTTCGGCAAAAGCACCCGCCAATTCCACACCAGTTGGTCCAGAACCTACGATTACGATGTTCCAATTGCCATCATCACTTCTGCTTTTTTCAATGATGAGCTTTTCGAAAGTAAGCAAAACATGGTTTCTTATAGAAATCGCTTCCTGAGTATTTTTCATCCCAAAAGCCAAATTTTCCATTTTTTGATTTCCAAAGAAATTCGTTTTACAGCCAGTTGCAATCACCAATTTATCATAGTGAAAAACATGGTCTTCTGTAATAATTTTATTTTCTGAAGGAATAATCTGTTTCACTTCCGTCATTCTAAATTGAATATTTTTAGAACGCTGAAAAATCTTTCTAAACGGAAACGAAATATTAGAAGGCTCAATTCTTCCGCAAGCTACTTGATAAAATAATGGCTGAAACATATGATGATTCGCTTTGTCAATCATCACCAATTTCTTGGTACGATTGCCATTAAGTTTTTTAGCGAATTGCAATCCTGCAAAACCACCACCGATGACGATTATTTTATCTCTAATTTCCATAAGATTCTGGCAAAATTACTGAATTTATTTTCTAAAAATTTTACTTTTGCAAAACTTATGTCAAAAACCAATCCAAAAGCTACCAAAAGAAAAAAAATCTATAAAACCAGACGAAAAAATTATCTTTTTCGCAGATATATTTTGTTGGCTATTTTAGGATTAACCTTGCTCGGAACTGGGCTTTACCTCAGAGACAAAGTGGCATTTTATTACGCCATGTATTTTGA contains the following coding sequences:
- a CDS encoding arginine decarboxylase, which encodes MKIKYAELIDQTLYFPQEEFKYEDQQLYFHDIPLMDLVEKFGTPLKFSYLPKISQNIQRAKTWFKDAIKKNEYKNSYRYCYCTKSSHFSFVLEEALKNDISIETSSAFDMNIVKNLFETGKIDKTIEVVCNGFKTDDYLAKISDLINNGFENVIPVLDNYRELDKLTESIDTTFDIGIRIASEEEPKFEFYTSRLGIGYKDIIPYYSQKIAEHPNARLKMLHFFINTGIKDTAYYWNELFKCLRVYARLKKIAPEVDSLNIGGGFPIKNSLQFDYDYEYMANEIVYQIKKFCEEEGVEEPNIYTEFGSFTVGESAGNLYKIISQKRQNDREKWNMIDSSFMTTLPDSWAISKRFIMFPLNRWEDSYERVFLGGLTCDSDDYYNSEQHANAIYLPVFSDTKPLYIGFFNTGAYQESIAGFGGVHHCLLPQPKHILIQKAKNGKLQYEVFSEEQKPEDVLKLLGYK
- a CDS encoding thiamine diphosphokinase; translation: MNALLFINGTPPENLPKTEDYDVIACSDGAFHYLKDKNFPLDKLDFISGDFDSHEGSDENIYHEKFIHTPDQDFTDFQKALDILKNHGVQKVDVYGGSGGEQDHFLGNLHVAFLFKNEMEITFFDEFSRYFFIPKNFKIHEVEGKMISLLPFPFVEKISTKGLNWELFNEELSLTKRVGTRNFARENTVEITYEKGDVLIFIGN
- a CDS encoding cob(I)yrinic acid a,c-diamide adenosyltransferase — protein: MKIYTKTGDKGETSLYGGTRVSKAAARVESYGTLDELNAFIGLAKAEISDEKVLNQLQKIQFDLFTVGSEAATPTDKLILANGKSRLDLMISEKEISELELWMDDLNAELEPLKFFILPSGGKAAASIHVCRTVCRRAERAMVHLNETEEVRPELIKYLNRLSDYLFILARYISKVSGEKEEYWNPSER
- the lptB gene encoding LPS export ABC transporter ATP-binding protein; this encodes MILRGENLIKEYGPKKVVKGVSVEVKKGEIVGLLGPNGAGKTTTFYMIVGLVKPTSGKITLDGKDITNDAMYKRAQKGIGYLAQEASVFRKLSVEDNILGVLQLTNKSKEEQIRRTNELIEEFSLEHVRKNRGDLLSGGERRRTEIARCLATDPDFILLDEPFAGVDPIAVEDIQKIIRSLVKKDIGVLITDHNVQQTLAITNKTYIMFEGNILKEGVPEDLANDPQVRQAYLGENFRFEKF
- the hemB gene encoding porphobilinogen synthase; protein product: MIIFSRNRRLRTNESIRSLVRETVLTTNDFVMPMFVMEGENAQEAIPSMPGIFRRTVDLTVKECKELFSLGVKAVNIYMKVPENLKDNLGTEAWNPHGLMQRTIREIKNAIPEMIVMPDVALDPYSIYGHDGIITNGQVDNDATNEALARMSVSLAEAGADIVAPSDMMDGRVAAIRQALEETGHTSVGILSYAAKYASSFYGPFRSALDSAPKDLQEIPKDKKTYQMDFHNSREALNEVYKDIEEGADIIMIKPGLPYLDIVAKVRQEIDLPIAVYNVSGEYAMLKAAAQNGWLDNDKAIIESLTCIKRAGADMIFTYAAKEAAILLNN
- a CDS encoding T9SS type A sorting domain-containing protein, producing the protein MKRTLYFILFSVGLLMFSGEAKAQQTLREPLSDSQKSDDGVLVAYPNPTRDFIIVKAKNPMLKVKSVTFYSIIGTQVSETMVNMNTAEIRLDKLKPGKYLMKYTLSDNTQKVTQVVKQQ
- the deoC gene encoding deoxyribose-phosphate aldolase, whose product is MKINTYLDSTYLKTPAQSGLTEEQTLETVINLAKEAIENDIFAVMIRPDYVKKMKQFLTEQNSNVVIGTVIGFHEGTYSKEHKLAEAQKAIEDGVDELDFVINYEAYKNGEVDAVKSEFLDCTKLCLDNGKIAKWIIEIAALTDEQIADITKNISTWAEENFKAEDLHRIFVKSSTGFYQTEGGKPNGATVEGIKIMLENAGSLPVKAAGGVRTPEEAEYMINLGVKRIGTSSAKALIKNEEVSGGY
- a CDS encoding Lrp/AsnC family transcriptional regulator, producing MKSVTEVGYKLDAIDKKIIYMLMDNAKTSLAQISKNIGISTTAVHQRIKKLETAGVIENSVSFLNPRKIGYKVVSYIGVYMDQPSHFQELIKSLNEINEIVEAHYTTGNWTVFLKVLCIDNDHLMQILSKIQKLKGVTRTETFISLEQSINRQLKV
- a CDS encoding endonuclease/exonuclease/phosphatase family protein, which gives rise to MKKELVMFYNVENLFSPDPKPKHFLDPTISGLRNWDERKYQNKLRKIANVFRLIEEKEEVLPMIVGLCEVNNEEVLQDLIQQEPLQNYDFVHYNSLDERGVDTALLYDKRKIELVDSEAISFIFEGVNEEQDEYYDTTRDVLFCKLKYNDELLNVFVAHLPSKREKDVNKPKRDYILHSIKERVLTLLEKEEPVIICGDFNDDPIEENLNNLLYDNGVDKILVNPYIELYNNKIYSTFHYNQGLLFDQILFSNHFFLPISSLAFKSAVVFNSEKLSNWDKKFKGRPFRTFAGTRYLGGYSDHYPVYTILETKDN
- the trmD gene encoding tRNA (guanosine(37)-N1)-methyltransferase TrmD; this translates as MRIDIISAVPDLLESPFKTSILKRAMEKGLAEVHFHNVRDFAFNKHRQIDDTVYGGGAGMVMMCEPLDLCISQLKSEREYDDIIYLTPDGETFNQKIANSYSLKKNLILLCGHYKGIDQRIRDLHITREISIGDFVLTGGELAACVVADAVIRLLPGVLNDEQSALTDSFQDDLLSPPIYTKPEVYKGMRVPEVLLSGNFGKIEEWRHQKAIEITQQKRPDLLKDF
- a CDS encoding NAD(P)/FAD-dependent oxidoreductase, with product MEIRDKIIVIGGGFAGLQFAKKLNGNRTKKLVMIDKANHHMFQPLFYQVACGRIEPSNISFPFRKIFQRSKNIQFRMTEVKQIIPSENKIITEDHVFHYDKLVIATGCKTNFFGNQKMENLAFGMKNTQEAISIRNHVLLTFEKLIIEKSRSDDGNWNIVIVGSGPTGVELAGAFAEMKREILPRDYPRMNFDDLEIILVSSTEKPLAVMSEESQEKSEKYLKDLGVRFISNDRVTDYDGDRVYLSSGNIIPSNNVIWAAGVTGNIIEGLTENSIKNNRYIVDRYNKIVGFDDIYAIGDIAYMETPKYPNGHPQVANVAINQGKNLAKNFLKKSENEWQPYEYDDKGSMATIGKHRAVVDLPKFKFQGIFAWYFWMFLHLMLILSVRNKLAIFFNWMWSYINRDSSLRLIIIPNKKNKTEQ